In Parabacteroides timonensis, the genomic stretch CAATGGACTGTTCACGACGGTGTATTTACTGTAAACAAGAAAACAGGCGATATCCAGACCAAGCAAAAATTCAACAATTACCAGTTACATATCGAATGGTGCGTCCCTGAAAATATCACCGGAAAAAGCCAGGCACGCGGTAACAGCGGTATCTTTATGCAAGGAATGTATGAAGTACAGGTGCTCGACTGCTATAACAATGAAACATACGTGAACGGACAGACCGGAAGTATCTACAAACAGACACCGCCGTTGGCAAACGCCATGCGTAAGCCGGGAGAATGGAATGTATACGATATTATCTACACTGCTCCGATATTCAAGGAAGACGGTACTTATCGCGTACCTCCGCGTATCACTGTTATCCAGAACGGCATCGTTTTGCAGAACAACACGACGATCCTCGGAACAACCGAATATATCGGCTTCCCGAAAGTGATTCCTCACGGAGCCGGCCCGATCATCCTGCAGAGTCACGGTGATCCCAGCGAACCGATCAGCTTCCGGAATATCTGGTTGAGAGAATTATAAGAGTCAAG encodes the following:
- a CDS encoding 3-keto-disaccharide hydrolase, producing MRKKDITIKTVLAAMACTACVNLSAQQKEYPQPEKMTPGMSEYWIPQPKIVTPGDIKTNSAPSDAIVLFDGKDLSAWENTKGEPAQWTVHDGVFTVNKKTGDIQTKQKFNNYQLHIEWCVPENITGKSQARGNSGIFMQGMYEVQVLDCYNNETYVNGQTGSIYKQTPPLANAMRKPGEWNVYDIIYTAPIFKEDGTYRVPPRITVIQNGIVLQNNTTILGTTEYIGFPKVIPHGAGPIILQSHGDPSEPISFRNIWLREL